Below is a genomic region from Fibrobacter sp..
GGATAGCTTCGGCAGTGTCCGGTAGATTTTCCTCCCCGGCATCGGGGTCGTATCGGAATCGGTATCGACAACAAATTATCTATGTGCGAAAGCATTATACGAATGAATAGATCCCATCCCGACCAGGTGCTAAAAATCTGATTAACTACCTATTCTGGTTAATCAGTGGCAGTGGCACCATTGTAATGGCACACTAAAGAAGCCACCGTGTTTGCAAAATCATTAATCTCAGCGAGTGGTTTCCCTTCCAAAACTCCAATTGTCAATGCCGCTGTAAATGCATCACCCGCCCCAACCGTATCACAAACATCTACTTTAAACCCCGGATGATACAATATCTCCTCAGGAGTATAAAGAACACTTCCTTCACTGCCCTTTGTAAGAGCAATCAGTCGTAAATTGTACTTTTCACAGAGAATTGAGAGCGTTTCTTCCGGTTCTCCTGATAAGGAAAACATCGACCCGATTTTGCTGAGTTCTTCACTGTTGACCTTCAGGACATTGCAAAGGAGAAGTGAATCATTTATAAGTTCAGGACTGTAATACTGCATGCGCAGATTAATATCAAATACTTTGAGCCTGCTTTCAGGTACACTCTTCAGAAATCTTCGTATCGACTCCCGGGATTCAGGTGACCGCTGTGCGAGAGTGCCAAAACATACAGCATCAACCGACTTCGCCAGACCATCTGTCTGTTCATCGAAGGGGATATGATCCCAGGCGACATTCTCGTGGATTATGTAGTCCGGATTCCCCTTACTGTCAAGTGTAACCGATACTGAACCTGTAGGATGTACTCTGTCGAGAGAAATATAGCAGGAAGAGAGTCCCAGTTCAGCGAGTCTTTCCAGTAATTCCTCTCCCGGTTGATCTGTCCCGACTCTGGAAACCACAAAACTCTCCGCACCGAGCATCCGGGCATGATAACAGAAGTTGGCGGGCGCTCCACCCGGCCTCCTGCCGGTGGGAAACAGATCCCACAGTATTTCCCCTGCTCCTGCGACAGTGAACGGCATTTGTCAGATTTTCCTTATCAATTCGCAATTGCAGATTCTGACCTCGGGGAGCCCGTCCTTATCAAGGATAAACTCCTTATTTGGATCGACAGCAAGGAGAAGATCGTTCTTCCTCAGAAAGGTTCCATCATAACCGACATTTTTCAACTGTGATTTAACCTTGTCGAATAATTTATTGAAGAGGGATTCATCCACGATCCCCTTGCCCGTTGCCTGCAGCAGGTCAAGCGGCCGGCAGAGAGGTCCGTTCTGTTTCGCAACCCACTCATCAGGGCCATTGTAGTAGCCCCGCAGGGTTATATAATTACGATCCGGACGAAGTACAGGATAACCATCAGGGCCCAGAATTAAACTGTGGGAGATATACCTGCTCATATCATCGGTTATCTCCAGCTTCGCACTTCCCGTCATGTAAATAGCTCTCATGTAAACTGTGGGAACACCGTTAAGGTTCAGATGATGAGCAATCGAGAACTCCTCAAAAGGGCTGTTATACCCGAATTCATCCATTTCCCCTGCATGAGGACCCGGGAAATCAAGCGATGGGCGTTCTCCCACATTTGATGTTTTCCAGACGATATGGATATGATCTT
It encodes:
- a CDS encoding carbohydrate kinase; its protein translation is MPFTVAGAGEILWDLFPTGRRPGGAPANFCYHARMLGAESFVVSRVGTDQPGEELLERLAELGLSSCYISLDRVHPTGSVSVTLDSKGNPDYIIHENVAWDHIPFDEQTDGLAKSVDAVCFGTLAQRSPESRESIRRFLKSVPESRLKVFDINLRMQYYSPELINDSLLLCNVLKVNSEELSKIGSMFSLSGEPEETLSILCEKYNLRLIALTKGSEGSVLYTPEEILYHPGFKVDVCDTVGAGDAFTAALTIGVLEGKPLAEINDFANTVASLVCHYNGATATD